In Labrus bergylta chromosome 1, fLabBer1.1, whole genome shotgun sequence, one genomic interval encodes:
- the pdcd4a gene encoding programmed cell death protein 4a isoform X3: MAADRAGMFSHDENLADANRSYSGDEAEVNGNWTPQEKALHEARLKAKAKRRLRKSSSRNSTSESLSESGDVAGGDPNSPKGKVNTNDRKSRTGKGRGLPKKGGAGGKGVWGAAGMVYEDEEPDMRDPNYDESSQGDTVYATVVPEVDEKELGKMVNPIVKEYFEHGDTKEVQMLLKELNLGPHKYEFSSLAVSLSLEGKASHRELTSRLLSDLTGKVLSQNDMSRAFDKILKELPDLILDTPEAPQMLGQFIARAIADHILPMSFLDCYKGKVVCEHARVALDRAVVLLTMKREMVRLDNVWGVGGGLRPVKHLVKEMNLLLKEYLVSGEVSEAERCLRDLEVPHFHHELVYEAVVMVLESKGDTASHMMMKLLQSFWKTGLITVDQMNRGFQRVYSELPEINLDVPHAHSIMEAFVDLCYQESVITKQLRDACPSRGRKRFVSEGDGGVIKS; the protein is encoded by the exons ATGGCTGCTGATAGAGCCG GGATGTTTTCTCACGATGAGAACCTGGCAGACGCTAACCGCTCCTACAGTGGCGACGAGGCAGAGGTGAACGGCAACTGGACGCCTCAGGAGAAAGCGCTCCACGAGGCGCGACTCAAAGCAAAAGCAAAGCGCCGCCTGCGCAAGTCATCGTCCCGCAACTCCACCAGCGAGTCGCTCTCCGAGTCAGGAGACGTGGCGGGGGGCGACCCGAACAGTCCGAAGGGCAAAGTCAACACCAACGACCGCAAGTCCAGGACGGGCAAAGGTCGAGGCCTGCCAAAGAAAG gtgGAGCGGGCGGTAAAGGAGTTTGGGGGGCTGCTGGGATGGTTTATGAAGACGAGGAGCCTGACATGCGGGACCCTAACTATGATGAATCTTCTCAG GGTGACACAGTCTATGCAACAGTTGTTCCTGAGGTAGATGAGAAGGAACTAGGAAAAATGGTCAACCCAATTGTGAAGGAGTACTTTGAACATGGAGACACAAAAGAGGTCCAG ATGTTGCTGAAGGAGCTGAACCTTGGCCCACATAAGTACGAGTTCTCCTCCCTGGCCGTGTCTCTCTCCCTGGAGGGGAAGGCGAGCCACAGAGAGCTGACCTCCCGCCTGCTCTCTGATCTGACCGGCAAGGTGCTGTCACAAAACGACATGTCCCGAGCCTTCGACAAGATCCTCAAAGAGCTGCCAGACCTCATACTGGACACACCAGAGGCCCCCCAG ATGTTGGGCCAGTTTATAGCAAGAGCCATAGCTGACCACATCCTCCCCATGTCTTTCCTGGACTGTTATAAGGGCAAAGTGGTCTGTGAGCACGCCAG AGTCGCTTTGGACCGTGCTGTAGTGCTTCTGACCATGAAGAGAGAGATGGTCCGTCTGGATAACGTGTGGGGTGTTGGCGGGGGCCTGAGACCTGTCAAACATCTCGTCAAAGAG ATGAATCTCCTGCTGAAGGAGTACCTGGTGTCAGGTGAAGTGTCTGAGGCAGAGCGCTGTCTGCGAGACCTGGAGGTCCCGCACTTCCACCACGAGCTGGTCTATGAG GCTGTAGTGATGGTGCTGGAGTCGAAGGGAGACACTGCCAGTCACATGATGATGAAGCTGCTGCAATCCTTCTGGAAAACAGGCCTCATCACTGTGGATCAGATGAACAGG GGTTTCCAGCGTGTCTATAGCGAGCTCCCTGAGATCAACCTCGACGTGCCGCACGCTCACTCCATCATGGAGGCCTTTGTGGACCTCTGCTACCAGGAGTCTGTCATCACCAAGCAGCTGAGGGATGCCTGTCCCTCCAG AGGGCGGAAGCGTTTTGTCAGCGAAGGAGACGGTGGAGTGATCAAGAGCTAA
- the pdcd4a gene encoding programmed cell death protein 4a isoform X1 has translation MATEVGSWSTAPQADGMFSHDENLADANRSYSGDEAEVNGNWTPQEKALHEARLKAKAKRRLRKSSSRNSTSESLSESGDVAGGDPNSPKGKVNTNDRKSRTGKGRGLPKKGGAGGKGVWGAAGMVYEDEEPDMRDPNYDESSQGDTVYATVVPEVDEKELGKMVNPIVKEYFEHGDTKEVQMLLKELNLGPHKYEFSSLAVSLSLEGKASHRELTSRLLSDLTGKVLSQNDMSRAFDKILKELPDLILDTPEAPQMLGQFIARAIADHILPMSFLDCYKGKVVCEHARVALDRAVVLLTMKREMVRLDNVWGVGGGLRPVKHLVKEMNLLLKEYLVSGEVSEAERCLRDLEVPHFHHELVYEAVVMVLESKGDTASHMMMKLLQSFWKTGLITVDQMNRGFQRVYSELPEINLDVPHAHSIMEAFVDLCYQESVITKQLRDACPSRGRKRFVSEGDGGVIKS, from the exons GGATGTTTTCTCACGATGAGAACCTGGCAGACGCTAACCGCTCCTACAGTGGCGACGAGGCAGAGGTGAACGGCAACTGGACGCCTCAGGAGAAAGCGCTCCACGAGGCGCGACTCAAAGCAAAAGCAAAGCGCCGCCTGCGCAAGTCATCGTCCCGCAACTCCACCAGCGAGTCGCTCTCCGAGTCAGGAGACGTGGCGGGGGGCGACCCGAACAGTCCGAAGGGCAAAGTCAACACCAACGACCGCAAGTCCAGGACGGGCAAAGGTCGAGGCCTGCCAAAGAAAG gtgGAGCGGGCGGTAAAGGAGTTTGGGGGGCTGCTGGGATGGTTTATGAAGACGAGGAGCCTGACATGCGGGACCCTAACTATGATGAATCTTCTCAG GGTGACACAGTCTATGCAACAGTTGTTCCTGAGGTAGATGAGAAGGAACTAGGAAAAATGGTCAACCCAATTGTGAAGGAGTACTTTGAACATGGAGACACAAAAGAGGTCCAG ATGTTGCTGAAGGAGCTGAACCTTGGCCCACATAAGTACGAGTTCTCCTCCCTGGCCGTGTCTCTCTCCCTGGAGGGGAAGGCGAGCCACAGAGAGCTGACCTCCCGCCTGCTCTCTGATCTGACCGGCAAGGTGCTGTCACAAAACGACATGTCCCGAGCCTTCGACAAGATCCTCAAAGAGCTGCCAGACCTCATACTGGACACACCAGAGGCCCCCCAG ATGTTGGGCCAGTTTATAGCAAGAGCCATAGCTGACCACATCCTCCCCATGTCTTTCCTGGACTGTTATAAGGGCAAAGTGGTCTGTGAGCACGCCAG AGTCGCTTTGGACCGTGCTGTAGTGCTTCTGACCATGAAGAGAGAGATGGTCCGTCTGGATAACGTGTGGGGTGTTGGCGGGGGCCTGAGACCTGTCAAACATCTCGTCAAAGAG ATGAATCTCCTGCTGAAGGAGTACCTGGTGTCAGGTGAAGTGTCTGAGGCAGAGCGCTGTCTGCGAGACCTGGAGGTCCCGCACTTCCACCACGAGCTGGTCTATGAG GCTGTAGTGATGGTGCTGGAGTCGAAGGGAGACACTGCCAGTCACATGATGATGAAGCTGCTGCAATCCTTCTGGAAAACAGGCCTCATCACTGTGGATCAGATGAACAGG GGTTTCCAGCGTGTCTATAGCGAGCTCCCTGAGATCAACCTCGACGTGCCGCACGCTCACTCCATCATGGAGGCCTTTGTGGACCTCTGCTACCAGGAGTCTGTCATCACCAAGCAGCTGAGGGATGCCTGTCCCTCCAG AGGGCGGAAGCGTTTTGTCAGCGAAGGAGACGGTGGAGTGATCAAGAGCTAA
- the mogs gene encoding mannosyl-oligosaccharide glucosidase isoform X2: MMGRQRKRVVTGEAAPPPRKDEKPSALHRKEKKKKVDIGKIFINISIGLCIFSLIWFFYALYMRSSLAKRVVTLHPSSHVLDANSSSAKVSPERFWGSYRPQVYFGMKTRSPSSIVTGMMWMRQFSDLDVNLRHTCEQGDRLQGYGWLMHDGITFGVQEIRDNDFTLTTEFVKKMGGDHGGDWTWRITAKQHSSAPQAPVISLMFYAAADTQGSLEAHVEERNRLASITGFSEELGNFKITFRKPVTGELSSAKYASYNYLQTVSPGLEKLTDIVKHSLNRRFVYSSPSGEKRHYIAVDTYKPPHHQNQQNPADIRKESDFVVHQVTVQTPFQIEVLFESGSFHNRPNQLVGSIMTQELEKRKSEFDTKFEKTFGLESKGYSHSHIKFAKAALSNMLGGVGYFYGQSVVQSVYNEYPLLYPEGALFTAVPSRSFFPRGFLWDEGFHQLLLSKWDPQVTREAIAHWMDLMNMEGWIPREQILGDEARSKVPAEFVVQRNENANPPTLFLALQELIQQFSSNPDKTTSQATLPFLRRLFPRLKTWFEWYNTTQTGPLPNSYRWRGRDKDTNLFLNPKTLTSGLDDYPRASHPSADERHVDLHCWMALSSGIMASIAKLLGESHQDYELSHKVLSDNNLLNELHWSEQLRSFSDFGNHTQAVSLQQEKVYVPPGQPRHQFPVARLVRSVRRAPKQQFVNALGYISLFPFLLHILTPDSPKLEHILRDMRDSNKLWTPYGLRSLSKSDPMYMKRNTEHDAPYWRGPIWININYLAVRALHHYGNAEGPYKEKAAALYEELRTNIINNVYRQYIETGYIWEQYNDSTGRGQGSHPFTGWSALTVLMMAEQY; the protein is encoded by the exons ATGATGGGCAGGCAGAGGAAGAGGGTGGTAACTGGTGAAGCTGCTCCCCCTCCAAGGAAAGATGAGAAGCCCTCTGCATTACACcgcaaagagaagaagaagaaagttgaTATTGGAAAAATCTTCATCAACATCTCAATTGGCCTCTGCATATTCAGCCTGATCTGGTTCTTTTACGCCCTCTACATGCGGTCAAGCCTGGCCAAACGTGTGGTGACCCTGCATCCGTCATCTCATGTCCTGGATGCTAACAGCAGCAGTGCCAAGGTTTCCCCAGAGAGGTTCTGGGGCTCATACAGGCCTCAGGTCTATTTTGGCATGAAAACCAGGAGCCCCAGTTCAATTGTGACAG GCATGATGTGGATGCGTCAGTTCTCTGACCTGGATGTAAACTTGAGGCACACTTGTGAGCAAGGGGATCGCTTGCAAGGCTATGGCTGGCTGATGCATGATGGGATTACCTTTGGCGTCCAGGAAATCAGAGATAACGATTTCACACTAACCACAGAGTTTGTCAAGAAGATGGGAGGGGATCACGGAGGAGACTGGACCTGGAGGATCACTGCTAAACAGCAT AGCTCTGCCCCTCAAGCGCCCGTCATCTCCCTGATGTTTTACGCAGCGGCAGACACACAGGGCTCACTGGAGGCTCATGTTGAGGAGAGAAACCGCCTTGCATCCATCACTGGTTTCTCAGAGGAGCTTGGCAACTTTAAGATTACCTTCCGAAAGCCGGTTACCGGGGAATTATCCAGCGCTAAATATGCCAg TTACAACTATCTTCAGACTGTCTCCCCCGGCTTGGAGAAGCTGACTGACATTGTCAAGCACAGTCTGAACCGCAGGTTTGTATACAGCTCGCCTTCTGGTGAGAAGAGACATTACATAGCTGTAGACACCTACAAGCCCCCTCACCACCAAAACCAACAGAATCCTGCGGACATAAGGAAAGAAAGCGACTTTGTGGTCCACCAGGTGACTGTCCAAACGCCATTCCAGATTGAAGTCCTGTTTGAGTCTGGGAGCTTTCACAACCGTCCTAACCAACTCGTAGGCTCAATTATGACTCAGGAGCTGGAGAAGAGGAAATCTGAGTTTGACACAAAGTTTGAAAAGACTTTTGGGCTTGAGAGCAAAGGCTATAGCCATTCACATATCAAGTTCGCCAAAGCAGCACTCAGCAACATGCTTGGTGGAGTGGGCTATTTCTACGGCCAGTCAGTAGTTCAGTCCGTCTACAATGAATACCCATTACTATACCCTGAAGGTGCTTTATTCACTGCAGTACCATCACGCTCCTTCTTTCCCAGAGGCTTCCTTTGGGATGAAGGCTTTCACCAGCTACTGCTCAGCAAGTGGGATCCCCAGGTGACCAGGGAGGCTATTGCCCACTGGATGGACCTGATGAATATGGAGGGCTGGATCCCCAGGGAGCAGATCCTGGGAGACGAGGCTCGCAGTAAAGTCCCAGCTGAGTTTGTTGTTCAGCGCAATGAGAACGCCAATCCACCTACTCTTTTCTTGGCTCTTCAGGAGCTTATTCAACAGTTTTCTTCAAATCCAGATAAGACGACGTCTCAAGCAACCTTGCCTTTTCTTCGAAGACTGTTCCCCAGACTTAAAACCTGGTTTGAGTGGTACAACACCACACAAACAGGACCCCTTCCAAACTCTTACCGTTGGCGTGGACGTGACAAGGACACCAATCTTTTCCTAAATCCCAAAACATTGACCTCTGGGCTGGATGACTACCCTCGGGCCTCACACCCATCTGCAGATGAGCGCCATGTGGATTTACACTGCTGGATGGCCCTGTCTTCAGGCATCATGGCCAGTATAGCCAAGCTTTTAGGTGAGTCACATCAGGACTATGAACTTTCCCACAAAGTTCTCAgtgacaacaacctgctgaatGAGCTCCACTGGTCAGAACAACTCAGGTCTTTCAGTGATTTTGGAAACCACACCCAGGCTGTGTCCTTGCAGCAGGAGAAAGTGTATGTGCCACCTGGACAACCTCGACATCAGTTCCCTGTAGCTCGCCTTGTGCGCTCTGTCCGCCGGGCCCCCAAGCAGCAGTTTGTTAATGCTTTGGGTTACATTAGCTTGTTCCCTTTCTTACTGCACATTCTTACACCGGATTCACCCAAACTAGAACATATCCTTCGTGACATGAGAGACTCAAATAAGCTGTGGACACCCTATGGCCTGCGTTCACTGTCTAAGTCTGATCCAATGTATATGAAGCGAAACACAGAACATGATGCCCCCTACTGGAGGGGACCGATATGGATTAACATCAACTATTTGGCAGTCAGAGCCCTGCACCACTATGGCAATGCGGAAGGACCATACAAAGAGAAAGCAGCTGCTCTTTATGAGGAACTCAGGACTAATATTATCAATAATGTTTATAGACAGTATATTGAAACAGGCTATATCTGGGAACAGTACAATGACAGCACTGGCAGGGGCCAAGGTAGCCACCCCTTCACTGGCTGGTCTGCCCTGACAGTATTAATGATGGCTGAACAGTACTGA
- the LOC109994911 gene encoding E3 SUMO-protein ligase EGR2: MLNNMDLNAKDSFYPQFDNCNSSSLGMENSARKDNQEVYVDAERGVPAQFGHEGAPATLKTEASNSEFAFNPCECPKDTYTPSSLAYSGSFYVEASQGAPCSTETLLNMITEIVGISTLPLSEVQPSGNSRGTYPSPAPMDSSNGNFGDVKRQPYTCSGPTPPVYSPDQTCPRYPDDQAGSQAQDPSTSQLNFGSSRAPNHKKDEPKSEAASFPVVVKNEFESSCYEWGTFTNKTDCLENSFQTETFPMSNDFPPDQQMDVKELLDTFPPICPNPDMEFKVEGGIKQEPCFSDTCSQSYSSPMYNNYLPPPPMGLSSNLKPFPELPQPSNQCDSLYTSPALPSTIDSILYSSLLPDSFAQSYTTRPPKTPRARKSPAASHGPAKEKPFACPMESCDRRFSRSDELNRHIRIHTGHKPFQCRICLRSFSRSDHLTTHTRTHTGEKPFSCDVCGKRFARSDERKRHGRVHLKQKEKMEIKPQVSTSAWPFTLPEGI; encoded by the exons ATGTTGAACAATATGGATTTGAATGCGAAAGATTCTTTTTACCCACAGTTTGACAATTGCAACAGTTCTTCATTGGGAATGGAAAACAGCGCGCGGAAAGATAACCAAGAGGTGTATGTCGATGCAGAGCGGGGGGTACCTGCCCAGTTTGGCCACG AAGGAGCCCCTGCAACCCTGAAAACCGAAGCTTCCAACTCGGAATTTGCTTTTAACCCTTGTGAGTGCCCAAAAGACACCTACACCCCCTCCTCGCTCGCCTACTCCGGCAGTTTCTATGTGGAGGCATCTCAGGGAGCGCCGTGCAGCACCGAAACACTCCTCAATATGATCACCGAGATCGTGGGCATCTCCACACTGCCACTTTCAGAAGTGCAACCGAGCGGCAACAGTCGGGGAACTTACCCGTCGCCTGCGCCGATGGACAGCAGCAATGGCAATTTTGGGGACGTTAAGAGGCAGCCCTACACCTGCTCCGGACCCACACCACCTGTTTACTCTCCAGACCAGACGTGCCCGAGGTATCCTGACGATCAGGCCGGCAGCCAGGCCCAAGACCCGTCCACCTCCCAGCTCAACTTCGGCTCCTCCCGAGCTCCAAACCACAAGAAGGATGAACCAAAGTCCGAGGCCGCTTCTTTCCCTGTCGTGGTGAAGAACGAGTTTGAAAGCAGCTGCTACGAATGGGGCACATTTACCAATAAGACGGACTGTTTGGAGAACAGCTTCCAGACTGAAACCTTCCCGATGTCAAACGATTTCCCCCCTGACCAGCAGATGGATGTAAAGGAACTTTTAGACACGTTTCCCCCCATTTGTCCCAACCCGGACATGGAGTTTAAAGTGGAAGGTGGCATCAAACAGGAGCCATGTTTTTCTGACACCTGCTCCCAGAGCTACTCCAGCCCCATGTACAATAAttacctcccccctcctccaatGGGCCTTTCCTCCAATCTGAAACCCTTCCCCGAGCTCCCACAGCCCTCTAACCAGTGTGATTCCTTATACACATCACCAGCTCTACCCAGCACTATAGACTCCATCCTCTACTCTTCCTTGTTGCCAGATTCTTTTGCCCAAAGTTACACCACCCGACCCCCCAAGACCCCAAGGGCGAGAAAAAGCCCCGCGGCCTCCCACGGCCCCGCCAAAGAGAAACCATTCGCCTGCCCCATGGAGAGCTGTGACCGGCGTTTTTCTCGCTCCGACGAGCTCAACAGGCACATCCGCATCCACACGGGCCACAAACCTTTCCAGTGCCGCATCTGTTTGCGCAGTTTCAGCCGAAGCGACCACCTCACCACCCACACCAGGACTCACACGGGGGAGAAGCCGTTTTCTTGCGATGTGTGCGGCAAACGGTTCGCCCGCAGCGACGAGCGAAAACGGCACGGACGCGTACACCTGaaacaaaaggagaaaatggaaataaagcCACAGGTGAGCACTAGCGCGTGGCCCTTCACTCTTCCCGAGGGAATTTGA
- the pdcd4a gene encoding programmed cell death protein 4a isoform X2 has product MLTSALTGMFSHDENLADANRSYSGDEAEVNGNWTPQEKALHEARLKAKAKRRLRKSSSRNSTSESLSESGDVAGGDPNSPKGKVNTNDRKSRTGKGRGLPKKGGAGGKGVWGAAGMVYEDEEPDMRDPNYDESSQGDTVYATVVPEVDEKELGKMVNPIVKEYFEHGDTKEVQMLLKELNLGPHKYEFSSLAVSLSLEGKASHRELTSRLLSDLTGKVLSQNDMSRAFDKILKELPDLILDTPEAPQMLGQFIARAIADHILPMSFLDCYKGKVVCEHARVALDRAVVLLTMKREMVRLDNVWGVGGGLRPVKHLVKEMNLLLKEYLVSGEVSEAERCLRDLEVPHFHHELVYEAVVMVLESKGDTASHMMMKLLQSFWKTGLITVDQMNRGFQRVYSELPEINLDVPHAHSIMEAFVDLCYQESVITKQLRDACPSRGRKRFVSEGDGGVIKS; this is encoded by the exons GGATGTTTTCTCACGATGAGAACCTGGCAGACGCTAACCGCTCCTACAGTGGCGACGAGGCAGAGGTGAACGGCAACTGGACGCCTCAGGAGAAAGCGCTCCACGAGGCGCGACTCAAAGCAAAAGCAAAGCGCCGCCTGCGCAAGTCATCGTCCCGCAACTCCACCAGCGAGTCGCTCTCCGAGTCAGGAGACGTGGCGGGGGGCGACCCGAACAGTCCGAAGGGCAAAGTCAACACCAACGACCGCAAGTCCAGGACGGGCAAAGGTCGAGGCCTGCCAAAGAAAG gtgGAGCGGGCGGTAAAGGAGTTTGGGGGGCTGCTGGGATGGTTTATGAAGACGAGGAGCCTGACATGCGGGACCCTAACTATGATGAATCTTCTCAG GGTGACACAGTCTATGCAACAGTTGTTCCTGAGGTAGATGAGAAGGAACTAGGAAAAATGGTCAACCCAATTGTGAAGGAGTACTTTGAACATGGAGACACAAAAGAGGTCCAG ATGTTGCTGAAGGAGCTGAACCTTGGCCCACATAAGTACGAGTTCTCCTCCCTGGCCGTGTCTCTCTCCCTGGAGGGGAAGGCGAGCCACAGAGAGCTGACCTCCCGCCTGCTCTCTGATCTGACCGGCAAGGTGCTGTCACAAAACGACATGTCCCGAGCCTTCGACAAGATCCTCAAAGAGCTGCCAGACCTCATACTGGACACACCAGAGGCCCCCCAG ATGTTGGGCCAGTTTATAGCAAGAGCCATAGCTGACCACATCCTCCCCATGTCTTTCCTGGACTGTTATAAGGGCAAAGTGGTCTGTGAGCACGCCAG AGTCGCTTTGGACCGTGCTGTAGTGCTTCTGACCATGAAGAGAGAGATGGTCCGTCTGGATAACGTGTGGGGTGTTGGCGGGGGCCTGAGACCTGTCAAACATCTCGTCAAAGAG ATGAATCTCCTGCTGAAGGAGTACCTGGTGTCAGGTGAAGTGTCTGAGGCAGAGCGCTGTCTGCGAGACCTGGAGGTCCCGCACTTCCACCACGAGCTGGTCTATGAG GCTGTAGTGATGGTGCTGGAGTCGAAGGGAGACACTGCCAGTCACATGATGATGAAGCTGCTGCAATCCTTCTGGAAAACAGGCCTCATCACTGTGGATCAGATGAACAGG GGTTTCCAGCGTGTCTATAGCGAGCTCCCTGAGATCAACCTCGACGTGCCGCACGCTCACTCCATCATGGAGGCCTTTGTGGACCTCTGCTACCAGGAGTCTGTCATCACCAAGCAGCTGAGGGATGCCTGTCCCTCCAG AGGGCGGAAGCGTTTTGTCAGCGAAGGAGACGGTGGAGTGATCAAGAGCTAA
- the mogs gene encoding mannosyl-oligosaccharide glucosidase isoform X1: MLQKGMMGRQRKRVVTGEAAPPPRKDEKPSALHRKEKKKKVDIGKIFINISIGLCIFSLIWFFYALYMRSSLAKRVVTLHPSSHVLDANSSSAKVSPERFWGSYRPQVYFGMKTRSPSSIVTGMMWMRQFSDLDVNLRHTCEQGDRLQGYGWLMHDGITFGVQEIRDNDFTLTTEFVKKMGGDHGGDWTWRITAKQHSSAPQAPVISLMFYAAADTQGSLEAHVEERNRLASITGFSEELGNFKITFRKPVTGELSSAKYASYNYLQTVSPGLEKLTDIVKHSLNRRFVYSSPSGEKRHYIAVDTYKPPHHQNQQNPADIRKESDFVVHQVTVQTPFQIEVLFESGSFHNRPNQLVGSIMTQELEKRKSEFDTKFEKTFGLESKGYSHSHIKFAKAALSNMLGGVGYFYGQSVVQSVYNEYPLLYPEGALFTAVPSRSFFPRGFLWDEGFHQLLLSKWDPQVTREAIAHWMDLMNMEGWIPREQILGDEARSKVPAEFVVQRNENANPPTLFLALQELIQQFSSNPDKTTSQATLPFLRRLFPRLKTWFEWYNTTQTGPLPNSYRWRGRDKDTNLFLNPKTLTSGLDDYPRASHPSADERHVDLHCWMALSSGIMASIAKLLGESHQDYELSHKVLSDNNLLNELHWSEQLRSFSDFGNHTQAVSLQQEKVYVPPGQPRHQFPVARLVRSVRRAPKQQFVNALGYISLFPFLLHILTPDSPKLEHILRDMRDSNKLWTPYGLRSLSKSDPMYMKRNTEHDAPYWRGPIWININYLAVRALHHYGNAEGPYKEKAAALYEELRTNIINNVYRQYIETGYIWEQYNDSTGRGQGSHPFTGWSALTVLMMAEQY, translated from the exons atg CTTCAGAAGGGCATGATGGGCAGGCAGAGGAAGAGGGTGGTAACTGGTGAAGCTGCTCCCCCTCCAAGGAAAGATGAGAAGCCCTCTGCATTACACcgcaaagagaagaagaagaaagttgaTATTGGAAAAATCTTCATCAACATCTCAATTGGCCTCTGCATATTCAGCCTGATCTGGTTCTTTTACGCCCTCTACATGCGGTCAAGCCTGGCCAAACGTGTGGTGACCCTGCATCCGTCATCTCATGTCCTGGATGCTAACAGCAGCAGTGCCAAGGTTTCCCCAGAGAGGTTCTGGGGCTCATACAGGCCTCAGGTCTATTTTGGCATGAAAACCAGGAGCCCCAGTTCAATTGTGACAG GCATGATGTGGATGCGTCAGTTCTCTGACCTGGATGTAAACTTGAGGCACACTTGTGAGCAAGGGGATCGCTTGCAAGGCTATGGCTGGCTGATGCATGATGGGATTACCTTTGGCGTCCAGGAAATCAGAGATAACGATTTCACACTAACCACAGAGTTTGTCAAGAAGATGGGAGGGGATCACGGAGGAGACTGGACCTGGAGGATCACTGCTAAACAGCAT AGCTCTGCCCCTCAAGCGCCCGTCATCTCCCTGATGTTTTACGCAGCGGCAGACACACAGGGCTCACTGGAGGCTCATGTTGAGGAGAGAAACCGCCTTGCATCCATCACTGGTTTCTCAGAGGAGCTTGGCAACTTTAAGATTACCTTCCGAAAGCCGGTTACCGGGGAATTATCCAGCGCTAAATATGCCAg TTACAACTATCTTCAGACTGTCTCCCCCGGCTTGGAGAAGCTGACTGACATTGTCAAGCACAGTCTGAACCGCAGGTTTGTATACAGCTCGCCTTCTGGTGAGAAGAGACATTACATAGCTGTAGACACCTACAAGCCCCCTCACCACCAAAACCAACAGAATCCTGCGGACATAAGGAAAGAAAGCGACTTTGTGGTCCACCAGGTGACTGTCCAAACGCCATTCCAGATTGAAGTCCTGTTTGAGTCTGGGAGCTTTCACAACCGTCCTAACCAACTCGTAGGCTCAATTATGACTCAGGAGCTGGAGAAGAGGAAATCTGAGTTTGACACAAAGTTTGAAAAGACTTTTGGGCTTGAGAGCAAAGGCTATAGCCATTCACATATCAAGTTCGCCAAAGCAGCACTCAGCAACATGCTTGGTGGAGTGGGCTATTTCTACGGCCAGTCAGTAGTTCAGTCCGTCTACAATGAATACCCATTACTATACCCTGAAGGTGCTTTATTCACTGCAGTACCATCACGCTCCTTCTTTCCCAGAGGCTTCCTTTGGGATGAAGGCTTTCACCAGCTACTGCTCAGCAAGTGGGATCCCCAGGTGACCAGGGAGGCTATTGCCCACTGGATGGACCTGATGAATATGGAGGGCTGGATCCCCAGGGAGCAGATCCTGGGAGACGAGGCTCGCAGTAAAGTCCCAGCTGAGTTTGTTGTTCAGCGCAATGAGAACGCCAATCCACCTACTCTTTTCTTGGCTCTTCAGGAGCTTATTCAACAGTTTTCTTCAAATCCAGATAAGACGACGTCTCAAGCAACCTTGCCTTTTCTTCGAAGACTGTTCCCCAGACTTAAAACCTGGTTTGAGTGGTACAACACCACACAAACAGGACCCCTTCCAAACTCTTACCGTTGGCGTGGACGTGACAAGGACACCAATCTTTTCCTAAATCCCAAAACATTGACCTCTGGGCTGGATGACTACCCTCGGGCCTCACACCCATCTGCAGATGAGCGCCATGTGGATTTACACTGCTGGATGGCCCTGTCTTCAGGCATCATGGCCAGTATAGCCAAGCTTTTAGGTGAGTCACATCAGGACTATGAACTTTCCCACAAAGTTCTCAgtgacaacaacctgctgaatGAGCTCCACTGGTCAGAACAACTCAGGTCTTTCAGTGATTTTGGAAACCACACCCAGGCTGTGTCCTTGCAGCAGGAGAAAGTGTATGTGCCACCTGGACAACCTCGACATCAGTTCCCTGTAGCTCGCCTTGTGCGCTCTGTCCGCCGGGCCCCCAAGCAGCAGTTTGTTAATGCTTTGGGTTACATTAGCTTGTTCCCTTTCTTACTGCACATTCTTACACCGGATTCACCCAAACTAGAACATATCCTTCGTGACATGAGAGACTCAAATAAGCTGTGGACACCCTATGGCCTGCGTTCACTGTCTAAGTCTGATCCAATGTATATGAAGCGAAACACAGAACATGATGCCCCCTACTGGAGGGGACCGATATGGATTAACATCAACTATTTGGCAGTCAGAGCCCTGCACCACTATGGCAATGCGGAAGGACCATACAAAGAGAAAGCAGCTGCTCTTTATGAGGAACTCAGGACTAATATTATCAATAATGTTTATAGACAGTATATTGAAACAGGCTATATCTGGGAACAGTACAATGACAGCACTGGCAGGGGCCAAGGTAGCCACCCCTTCACTGGCTGGTCTGCCCTGACAGTATTAATGATGGCTGAACAGTACTGA